In one window of Streptomyces sp. NBC_01224 DNA:
- a CDS encoding ROK family transcriptional regulator, whose translation MPVRKAAATGPHVLRRMNVAAVLAALREGDTPTARVTDLASLTGLSRPAVTRALTELRDCGLVEFTAGAGPQQLGRPAQYARFRAESGHVAGVDIGPHKVLVVIADLAGQVLATHRAAVDRGVAGPQLFATVRAALTAAVAEAGVPLSSLWAVSAGTPGIVDRERGEVLLAPSIPDWAGLPAVSLLRDWLHCPVSIDNDVNLAVLAERWRGAAVPAGAGSGVDAGVGTDCLVFVQWGRRIGTGIVINGRPYRGNSAAAGELGFVDLVGDPDTRPGPRPADGMGPFERLVGAEAIHRLALEAGAPVGDAHDIAPLFAAVEAGDRAAVEVVERVAARFARGLAVLLLVLDPGRVVIGGGVSRAGDTLLGPVRRHLRSHTLVPVELNASVLGERAVAMGAVRHALDVAEERVTTTHQGHT comes from the coding sequence ATGCCAGTCCGGAAAGCAGCGGCCACCGGGCCGCACGTCCTGCGCCGGATGAATGTAGCCGCGGTGCTGGCCGCACTGCGGGAGGGGGACACCCCCACCGCCCGCGTCACCGACCTCGCATCGCTCACGGGACTGTCACGGCCCGCGGTGACCAGGGCCCTGACCGAGCTGAGGGACTGCGGCCTGGTGGAGTTCACCGCGGGTGCCGGACCGCAGCAGCTCGGCCGTCCCGCCCAGTACGCCAGGTTCCGTGCCGAGTCGGGACATGTCGCCGGGGTCGACATCGGTCCGCACAAGGTGCTGGTGGTGATCGCGGACCTGGCAGGTCAGGTGCTGGCCACCCATCGTGCGGCCGTGGACAGGGGAGTGGCCGGGCCACAGCTCTTCGCCACCGTCCGCGCCGCACTGACGGCGGCAGTGGCCGAGGCGGGCGTGCCGTTGTCGAGCCTGTGGGCGGTGAGTGCGGGCACTCCGGGCATCGTCGACCGCGAGCGGGGCGAGGTGCTGCTCGCTCCCAGCATTCCCGACTGGGCCGGGCTGCCCGCCGTTTCGCTGCTGCGCGACTGGCTGCACTGCCCGGTGTCCATCGACAACGACGTCAACCTCGCGGTGCTCGCCGAGCGTTGGCGCGGAGCCGCGGTCCCCGCCGGAGCGGGCAGTGGCGTCGACGCCGGTGTGGGTACCGACTGCCTGGTCTTCGTTCAGTGGGGGCGGCGTATCGGCACCGGCATCGTCATCAACGGCAGGCCCTACCGGGGCAATTCGGCCGCCGCCGGTGAGCTGGGCTTCGTCGACCTCGTCGGTGATCCCGACACCCGTCCCGGACCGCGCCCGGCCGACGGCATGGGGCCGTTCGAGCGGCTGGTCGGCGCCGAGGCCATTCACCGGCTGGCCCTGGAGGCCGGCGCTCCCGTGGGCGACGCCCATGACATCGCACCGCTCTTCGCGGCGGTGGAAGCGGGCGACCGGGCCGCCGTCGAGGTGGTGGAGCGCGTGGCCGCCCGGTTCGCCCGAGGACTCGCCGTACTTCTCCTCGTCCTCGATCCGGGCAGGGTCGTCATCGGCGGTGGGGTGTCGCGAGCGGGGGACACCCTGCTGGGCCCCGTGCGCAGGCATCTGCGATCGCACACCCTGGTGCCGGTCGAGCTGAACGCATCGGTGCTCGGCGAACGAGCCGTTGCGATGGGTGCGGTGCGCCATGCCCTGGACGTTGCTGAAGAACGCGTGACGACAACACACCAAGGCCACACGTAG
- a CDS encoding SDR family NAD(P)-dependent oxidoreductase: MDLHLTDKVAVVTGAGRGIGLAVTQALANEGARMVAASRTPPNPCPSRRRAKTSTSCRWTSSTED, encoded by the coding sequence ATGGATCTGCACCTGACAGACAAAGTGGCCGTGGTCACCGGCGCCGGCAGGGGCATCGGCCTTGCCGTGACACAGGCGCTCGCCAACGAGGGCGCGCGTATGGTCGCCGCCTCCCGCACCCCACCGAACCCCTGTCCGAGCCGGCGGCGCGCAAAGACGTCCACTTCGTGCAGGTGGACCTCATCGACGGAGGACTGA